The following coding sequences lie in one Vicugna pacos chromosome 5, VicPac4, whole genome shotgun sequence genomic window:
- the LOC102544961 gene encoding dnaJ homolog subfamily B member 3, with translation MVDYYEVLGVPRRASSEAIRKAYRKLALKWHPDKNPENKEEAERRFKQVAQAYEVLSDAKKRDVYDRCGEAGVEGGGGGGGRPFEDPFGDVFTFRDPADVFREFFGGRDPFSFDFFGDSLENILGCRRSSRGSRCRGSAPLSSTFSGFPTFGGSFSSFDTGFTSFGSVGSRGVSSFSMSCGSGGTGNFKSVSTSTEIINGKKITTKRVVENGQERVEVEEDGELKSLIINGKEQLLHIDIK, from the coding sequence ATGGTGGACTACTACGAGGTGCTGGGCGTGCCCCGCCGGGCCTCGTCCGAGGCCATCAGGAAGGCCTACCGCAAGCTGGCGCTCAAGTGGCACCCGGACAAAAACCCCGAGAACAAGGAGGAGGCGGAGAGGAGATTCAAGCAAGTGGCCCAGGCCTACGAGGTGCTGTCAGACGCCAAGAAGAGGGACGTCTACGACCGATGCGGCGAGGCCGGGGtggagggcggcggcggcggcggcggcagacccTTCGAGGACCCCTTCGGGGACGTCTTCACCTTCCGCGACCCAGCCGACGTCTTCAGGGAGTTCTTCGGCGGCCGGGACccattttcatttgatttctttGGAGACTCGCTTGAGAACATTTTGGGGTGTCGGCGGAGCTCCCGGGGAAGCAGATGCAGAGGATCCGCACccctttcctccaccttcagTGGATTTCCAACATTTGGAggtagtttttcttcttttgatacAGGATTTACTTCCTTTGGTTCCGTGGGGAGCAGGGGCGTTTCTTCCTTCTCCATGTCTTGTGGTAGTGGTGGGACGGGCAACTTCAAATCCGTGTCGACTTCCACCGAAATCATTAATGGCAAAAAAATCACCACCAAGAGAGTCGTTGAGAATGGCCAAGAAAGGGTAGAAGTGGAAGAAGACGGAGAGCTAAAGTCCCTGATAATAAATGGCAAAGAGCAGTTGCTGCACATTGACATCAAGTGA